The sequence ACACTCACTTCACCCTGTTCATTCAGAATGCTGATAATGCTGTGGCGTCGTTGCTGTGTATTTCGTTTATTCATAAAACCTTTCAGTTAACTTTCGATTCGAAAGGTACATTATAGTGAAACGAAACTTTTTTGCTAGTATTCGAAAGGTGTTTTTAGCGTGAGAGTGATGGAATGGATGAGTTTTTAAAATTAACCTAATGAAAAGCAATAAAAAAGCAGTTCACCTATCGATGAACTGCTTTAAGGGAGCTAAAACTTAAGCTTAGAAAGTGAAGTTAGAACTTAGCTTCAAGTGCCACGCTGAAGTTACGATCTTGGCCGATAGTGACCATCTTATCGCTACCGCCATCTAAGTATTCAGTATCAAACAGGTTTCTCACGTTTGCACGGATGCTAACGTCTTTACCCATAATATCCGTAGTATAGGCAGCACCAACATCAAAACGGACGTAACCATCTTTGGTAATGGTATTTACATCATTAGCAAAACGCTCACCAACGTAGATAGCGCCAAAGTTCATCGCAAAGTTGTCAGTTACTTCGTAACGAGTCCAGATATTGGCAGACCATTTAGGGGCATCAATAGGAGTTTTACCATCTAAATTCTTGCCACCGATTTTGCCTGCACCCGTATTATATTCCGCATCTAAATACATCATAGATGAAGTCACAAACCAGCTATCACCTAACTGGCCTTGGGCACCAACTTCAAAACCACGGTGATGTTGCTCACCACCTTGAGTGGTTATTGTTTTATCACCATCACTTGTTACTGGAATATCTAGCACTGTTGTGACATTGGACACGGTTATATCAAACAGAGCAGCAGTCAGCAGTAGACTGTCATTAAAGAGCTCCCACTTCGTTCCCAATTCATACTGAGTGCCATACTCAGGTTTTAGATTAGCCCCTTGATTCACATCTTCGGAACTGGTTACAGATCCTTGCGGGGTAAAGCTTTTTGAATAGTTAACATAAATACTGCCATTATCCATAGGCGAATAAATCACCCCAAATTTAGGCGATACGGCATAGCTGTTACCGCCAGCGGTATCTTTTTTCTGTTCGTCATACCGTACACCAGCAAGCAACTTCCATTGCTCATTTAATGTCATTAAATCCTGCAAATAGAAACCGTAATACTTGTATTCACTTGGGTTGCTTAGCTGACCTTGATGATAATCAAGATCTTGCTGAATAATTGGTTGCCCAGGAATTACACGCTGACTTTTGCCTTTCTGAATTTGCTGCTGGTAGAAATAGTCTAAATAGTTAGCACCAATAAGGAATTGATGCTCCATTCCTGCCAAAGAAAATTCACCCGTGAAATCCACATAGGCCGTTTTATGCTGCCAATCGTCATAACGATCGAATGGTTTGATGTTATAACCATCTTTGAATGGATCTTCAGAGCCTTCAATCAAACTTGGCGCAGAGTCTAAACGTTGGCGATTAAATTGTTGATCGTTGTAGCCGACTTTCACTTTCCAGTCGTTAGTCATTTGCCAAGTTAGATCAGCACCTAAATTTGAGACGGTATTATCGGTAAAGGCCCAAGGCGCATCCCATACGGTTTTACGCTCGCCAATCACATTGCCTTGTTTATCTAACCAGCCACCCGCATCGATGCCCGCTTTGTCTTGGGTATGGTCATACTTAACCGATAACAGCAAATCATCACTGATATCAAATTCCAAATTCAAATATCCTAACCAACGATCACGCTCTTGGTTTTCATCGGTAGTTGAATATTCGCGCCAGTATTTAGTGTCTTGTTTGACTAACACACCACGATAACGAATGCTCTGCGCTTCGTTTAAGCTGCCACCCGCATCTAACTGCGCACGGGTAGAGCCGTAGCCATCAGTATCAAAACCTAAATCGAGCATTGAATCGTAGGTCGGCTTTTTGGTGACCATATTCACCAAACCGCCAGGTCCTGATTGACCATACAGCATACTTGAAGGGCCTTTAAGCACTTCAACCTGCTGCAGCGTTTCGATAGGTTGAACGTAATGAGACCATTGCTGGTGGCCATTG comes from Shewanella oneidensis MR-1 and encodes:
- a CDS encoding TonB-dependent receptor, translating into MVFKYSVVGLAVGAALMAMPVMAEAPNDANIERINVTGRTFNDYKVGSASGAMRGDIDLMDTPQSVNVIPDFVTDEQLATNLAEVLVNDSSVTAGTTRWNRQVFSIRGFELDSGNGYLINGHQQWSHYVQPIETLQQVEVLKGPSSMLYGQSGPGGLVNMVTKKPTYDSMLDLGFDTDGYGSTRAQLDAGGSLNEAQSIRYRGVLVKQDTKYWREYSTTDENQERDRWLGYLNLEFDISDDLLLSVKYDHTQDKAGIDAGGWLDKQGNVIGERKTVWDAPWAFTDNTVSNLGADLTWQMTNDWKVKVGYNDQQFNRQRLDSAPSLIEGSEDPFKDGYNIKPFDRYDDWQHKTAYVDFTGEFSLAGMEHQFLIGANYLDYFYQQQIQKGKSQRVIPGQPIIQQDLDYHQGQLSNPSEYKYYGFYLQDLMTLNEQWKLLAGVRYDEQKKDTAGGNSYAVSPKFGVIYSPMDNGSIYVNYSKSFTPQGSVTSSEDVNQGANLKPEYGTQYELGTKWELFNDSLLLTAALFDITVSNVTTVLDIPVTSDGDKTITTQGGEQHHRGFEVGAQGQLGDSWFVTSSMMYLDAEYNTGAGKIGGKNLDGKTPIDAPKWSANIWTRYEVTDNFAMNFGAIYVGERFANDVNTITKDGYVRFDVGAAYTTDIMGKDVSIRANVRNLFDTEYLDGGSDKMVTIGQDRNFSVALEAKF